From one Anticarsia gemmatalis isolate Benzon Research Colony breed Stoneville strain chromosome 20, ilAntGemm2 primary, whole genome shotgun sequence genomic stretch:
- the LOC142981717 gene encoding uncharacterized protein LOC142981717: MSGERKKVITEILEIYRNMPCLWNFRSEEYKNKTKRDEAWEILTKKFKQIEPDSDVAYAKKKIEHMRTSYKREAKKVKDSKLSESKKVHFPNLWYYDLLTFLDEQCRNEENLENNVESQEIPNKRKRNKTKLTMKQIMERKKQKMMETQAQERRNKLPSTFALYVGEQLESIETFQRQVAEKLISEVLFLAKTGHLNFDSRVETSKSMSSSSSSSSQRSASPLSNVGSPQRFIIPSPIPLNPASTKTNHLKSPEPSSPSKCVTVQPPSPQVKQCVSPPPQMNQVSYTIQVKSEATSPSRTDDEPSPSVLKDLLIEK, from the exons ATGTCTGGCGAGCGCAAGAAAGTAATAACTGAAATTCTAGAAATATATCGAAATATGCCCTGCCTCTGGAATTTTAGATCCGAGGAATACAAGAACAAAACAAAGAGAGACGAAGCATGGGAAATTCTAACGAAAAAATTCAAGCAAATTGAACCTGATTCAGATGTGGCTTATGcgaagaaaaaaatagaacataTGCGTACTTCGTATAAAAGGGAGGCGAAaaaa GTAAAAGATTCAAAACTCTCGGAATCGAAAAAGGTACATTTTCCAAACTTGTGGTATTACGACTTGTTGACATTTTTGGATGAACAATGTAGAAACGAAGAAAACTTGGAAAATAACgtg GAATCACAAGAAATTCCAAACAAAAGGAAACGCAACAAGACAAAACTGACAATGAAACAGATTATGGAgcgaaagaaacaaaaaatgatGGAGACACAAGCGCAAGAACGACGAAATAAATTACCAAGTACATTTGCTCTTTACGTTGGAGAGCAATTAGAATCTATTGAAACGTTTCAACGGCAAGTGGCGGAAAAACTGATATCTGAAGTGTTATTTTTGGCAAAAACAGGGCATTTAAACTTTGATTCGAGAGTTGAAACTTCGAAAAGCATGTCTTCTTCAAGTAGTTCCTCTTCCCAACGTTCAGCGTCACCTTTATCGAATGTTGGTTCTCCACAGCGATTTATTATCCCGTCTCCTATACCTCTAAACCCTGCTTCGACTAAAACTAATCATTTGAAATCTCCTGAACCGTCTTCCCCTTCAAAATGTGTTACAGTCCAGCCACCTTCTCCTCAAGTTAAGCAGTGTGTGTCACCTCCACCACAAATGAATCAAGTATCGTATACCATTCAAGTCAAATCCGAAGCTACTTCGCCTTCTCGGACAGATGACGAACCTTCTCCTTCCGTGTTGAAAGATcttttgatagaaaaataa